A single Tuberibacillus sp. Marseille-P3662 DNA region contains:
- the rpoD gene encoding RNA polymerase sigma factor RpoD yields MAEKQTDEQVSQELTVEQAKEQLISLGKKRGVLTHGEIAEKLAPFDQDSEQMDEFYESLGEQGIDVLDEVTANNGDAPKEEEFDLNDLSVPPGVKINDPVRMYLKEIGRVDLLSADDEIQLAQRIEEGDEEAKRRLSEANLRLVVSIAKRYVGRGMLFLDLIQEGNMGLIKAVEKFDYRKGYKFSTYATWWIRQAITRAIADQARTIRIPVHMVETINKLIRVQRQLLQDFGREPTPEEIGEEMELPPDKVREILKIAQEPVSLETPIGEEDDSHLGDFIEDQDAQAPSDAAAYELLKEQFEDVLDTLTDREENVLRLRFGLDDGRTRTLEEVGKVFGVTRERIRQIEAKALRKLRHPSRSKQLKDYME; encoded by the coding sequence ATGGCTGAAAAGCAAACGGATGAGCAAGTAAGCCAAGAGCTGACCGTTGAACAGGCGAAAGAGCAACTCATTTCATTAGGAAAAAAACGAGGTGTTTTGACTCATGGCGAAATTGCTGAAAAATTAGCGCCATTTGATCAAGACTCGGAACAAATGGATGAGTTTTACGAAAGCCTTGGTGAACAAGGGATCGATGTTCTTGATGAAGTGACCGCCAACAACGGTGATGCCCCTAAAGAGGAAGAGTTTGATTTAAATGATTTGTCTGTGCCCCCAGGCGTTAAGATTAACGATCCTGTGCGTATGTATCTGAAAGAAATTGGTCGGGTGGATTTACTTTCAGCTGACGACGAAATTCAGCTGGCGCAGCGGATCGAAGAAGGCGATGAAGAAGCTAAACGTCGATTATCTGAAGCTAACTTACGTCTCGTTGTTAGCATTGCCAAGCGCTATGTTGGCCGGGGGATGTTGTTCCTAGACTTGATCCAGGAAGGTAACATGGGTCTGATCAAAGCTGTAGAAAAGTTTGATTATCGTAAAGGTTATAAATTTAGTACCTACGCTACGTGGTGGATTCGTCAAGCCATTACGCGTGCCATTGCTGATCAGGCAAGAACGATCCGCATTCCTGTTCATATGGTAGAAACGATTAACAAACTCATTCGTGTCCAGAGACAGCTGTTGCAGGACTTTGGCAGAGAGCCTACACCAGAAGAGATTGGTGAGGAAATGGAACTGCCGCCTGATAAGGTTCGTGAAATTCTAAAAATTGCTCAAGAGCCTGTTTCCTTGGAAACCCCTATTGGCGAAGAAGATGATTCTCACTTAGGTGATTTCATTGAAGATCAAGATGCCCAAGCGCCATCGGATGCAGCGGCTTATGAACTCTTGAAAGAGCAATTTGAAGACGTTTTGGATACGCTCACTGATCGCGAAGAAAATGTCTTGCGTCTACGGTTTGGTTTGGATGACGGGCGTACGAGGACGCTCGAAGAAGTTGGCAAAGTCTTTGGCGTCACACGTGAACGGATTCGACAAATTGAAGCCAAGGCCTTACGGAAATTACGTCACCCAAGCCGAAGCAAACAATTAAAGGATTACATGGAATAA